A stretch of Chloracidobacterium validum DNA encodes these proteins:
- a CDS encoding efflux RND transporter permease subunit — protein MQKLAEICIRRPVFAVMLILSLVVVGTASYFKLGVDRFPSVDLPTVNIRTALPGASPEEIETEISQRIEEAVNTVEGIDQLRSISGPGVSIVLVTFKLDRDIEAAAQDIRDRVNTVLRDLPEDALPPVVQKFDNDSTPVLSVALSADRPIRELTELADKIVKVRLERAGGVGEARVIGGLNRAINVWVEPERLAAYRLPITQVRQAIQRQNADIPGGNVDAGKREMTLRTLGRYTDPRDFEDLTVTNLNGRPIRIHDIGYVEDGTKEQRSLARLNGTPTVTLEIRRQSGANTVEVINNVKQELERVRGQLPGDVRLEIIRDQSRYINAALHEIQVHLALGSLLACLVVLVFMRSWRSTLIAGVAIPASVISTYGMMWALGFTLNGVTMLALVLMVGVVIDDAIVVLENIFRFIEEKGLPPMQAAREATAEIGLAVLATTFSLVVIFLPVSFMSSISGRFLYQFGVTAAVAVLVSLLVSFTLTPMMSARLLKRDTLPGDHHTHSRRGFYGAIDWVYINLLRLSLRHRLVVVGLALLVMAASVPLYQVVRQEYTPSNVDESEFEMNVTGPEGTSLAAMNETLRAIEQEVLATPGVELVLSTAGGSFLGGVNQGSLYVRMLPHDARTFSLTRLWHATLKGRSLDAFKGNFTQRDLMQTLRGKMRKYAPFRVSLRNAASFNIGGGNFDIDFVLRGPDLEALANYGNQLRDRAMQLGGLVDLDTTLKLDKPELRVTIDRGRAADLGVDTADIATSLRLMVGGDDRVSRYRDAAVNEDYDVQLRLVNGGRNDKEAIARLYVPSAKGGLVPLSNLVTIAEENSPSRIDRLDRQRQVSLRGGVGPGYALADRLEALKKTVAEMNLPAAYTYTISGRGRELERTFTEFLFAFLLSIVFMYMILASQFESFIHPVTILLSLPLAIPFALLSLWATGDTLNLYSALGILVLFGVVKKNSILQIDQMNTLRAQGMERHEAILQANRNRLRPILMTTLTLVAGMLPLALGNGPGAEERRSIAIVVIGGQSLSLLLTLLATPVAYALFDDLATTSFWRQAAIRWRNFRQMVRRSSGVQVDRSTDQDQPAETPRNTL, from the coding sequence ATGCAGAAACTTGCGGAAATTTGCATTCGGCGGCCGGTGTTCGCGGTCATGCTCATCCTGTCGCTGGTGGTCGTCGGCACGGCGAGCTACTTCAAGCTCGGTGTGGACCGTTTCCCGTCGGTGGACTTGCCCACGGTCAATATCCGCACGGCGCTGCCCGGTGCATCCCCCGAGGAAATCGAGACAGAGATTTCGCAACGGATTGAGGAAGCGGTCAACACCGTCGAGGGCATTGACCAACTGCGGTCGATTTCCGGCCCCGGTGTCTCTATCGTTCTCGTGACCTTCAAACTCGACCGCGACATCGAGGCGGCGGCTCAGGATATTCGGGATCGGGTCAATACCGTGCTGCGGGATTTGCCGGAGGACGCGCTGCCGCCTGTCGTCCAGAAGTTTGACAACGACAGCACGCCGGTGCTGTCGGTCGCGCTGTCGGCCGACCGTCCGATTCGGGAGTTGACAGAACTCGCAGACAAGATCGTGAAAGTGCGTCTGGAACGGGCGGGCGGGGTCGGCGAGGCGCGGGTGATCGGCGGACTCAACCGCGCCATCAACGTCTGGGTCGAACCCGAACGCTTGGCGGCCTACCGGCTGCCCATCACCCAAGTACGCCAGGCCATCCAGCGGCAAAACGCCGACATTCCGGGCGGCAACGTGGACGCCGGCAAGCGGGAAATGACGCTGCGGACCCTGGGACGCTACACCGATCCACGCGACTTCGAGGACTTGACGGTCACCAATCTCAACGGAAGACCCATCCGCATTCACGACATCGGCTATGTCGAGGATGGGACGAAAGAACAGCGTTCGCTGGCGCGCCTGAACGGAACGCCGACCGTCACGCTCGAAATCCGCCGTCAGTCTGGCGCCAACACCGTCGAGGTCATCAACAATGTCAAGCAGGAACTAGAACGGGTACGCGGTCAACTCCCCGGCGATGTTCGGCTGGAGATCATCCGGGATCAATCGCGTTACATCAATGCCGCGCTGCATGAGATTCAGGTTCATCTGGCGCTGGGCAGCTTGCTGGCCTGCCTCGTGGTGCTCGTCTTCATGCGGTCGTGGCGCTCGACACTGATTGCCGGGGTAGCCATTCCGGCGTCAGTCATCTCGACCTACGGCATGATGTGGGCGCTGGGCTTTACCCTCAACGGCGTTACGATGCTGGCGCTGGTGCTCATGGTCGGCGTCGTGATTGACGATGCCATCGTCGTCCTTGAAAACATCTTTCGCTTCATCGAGGAAAAGGGTCTGCCGCCAATGCAGGCAGCCCGGGAAGCCACGGCCGAAATCGGCCTGGCCGTCCTGGCAACGACCTTTTCGCTGGTCGTCATTTTTCTTCCGGTGTCGTTCATGTCCTCGATTTCGGGTCGGTTTCTGTACCAGTTTGGCGTCACTGCCGCCGTCGCCGTCCTGGTTTCACTCTTGGTGTCATTCACGCTGACCCCGATGATGAGTGCGCGCCTGCTCAAGCGCGACACCTTGCCCGGCGACCATCACACCCACTCACGGCGCGGTTTTTATGGGGCGATTGATTGGGTTTACATCAACCTGCTGCGGCTATCCCTGCGTCACCGCCTGGTCGTGGTCGGGTTGGCGCTGCTGGTCATGGCCGCAAGCGTTCCGCTGTACCAAGTTGTCCGACAGGAATACACGCCGTCGAACGTGGACGAGTCAGAATTCGAGATGAACGTCACCGGCCCGGAAGGCACCAGCCTGGCCGCAATGAACGAAACCCTGCGGGCCATCGAGCAGGAGGTACTGGCCACGCCCGGCGTCGAACTCGTGCTGTCCACCGCCGGCGGTTCGTTTCTGGGCGGCGTCAACCAGGGCAGCTTGTACGTCCGCATGCTCCCGCACGACGCGCGGACCTTCTCCCTGACGCGGCTGTGGCACGCCACCCTGAAGGGCCGCTCCCTGGACGCCTTCAAAGGCAACTTCACCCAGCGCGACCTCATGCAGACGTTGCGGGGAAAGATGCGCAAGTACGCGCCGTTCCGGGTTAGCCTGCGCAATGCGGCATCCTTCAACATCGGCGGCGGGAACTTTGACATTGATTTCGTGCTGCGCGGACCCGACCTGGAAGCCCTGGCCAACTATGGCAACCAGCTCCGTGACCGGGCGATGCAGTTGGGCGGCCTCGTGGATCTCGACACAACCCTCAAGCTCGACAAGCCAGAACTCCGTGTCACGATTGACCGCGGCCGCGCCGCCGATCTTGGGGTTGACACCGCCGACATTGCCACCAGCTTGCGGCTGATGGTGGGTGGCGATGACCGTGTCTCGCGCTACCGGGATGCCGCGGTCAACGAGGACTACGACGTGCAACTCCGGCTGGTCAACGGCGGACGCAACGACAAGGAAGCCATTGCCCGGCTCTACGTCCCCTCCGCCAAGGGAGGACTGGTGCCCCTGAGCAACCTCGTGACCATCGCCGAAGAAAACAGTCCGTCGCGGATTGACCGCCTCGACCGGCAGCGACAGGTGTCGCTGCGTGGTGGCGTCGGGCCAGGCTATGCCCTGGCCGACCGGCTGGAGGCGCTCAAAAAAACGGTTGCCGAAATGAACCTTCCCGCAGCCTACACCTATACGATCTCAGGCCGTGGGCGTGAACTCGAACGCACGTTTACCGAGTTCCTGTTCGCCTTTCTGCTGTCCATCGTTTTCATGTACATGATTCTCGCCTCACAGTTCGAGAGCTTCATTCATCCGGTGACGATTCTGTTGAGCCTCCCGCTGGCCATCCCCTTTGCCCTCCTCTCGCTGTGGGCAACCGGCGACACGCTCAACCTGTACTCGGCGCTGGGCATCCTGGTGCTCTTCGGCGTCGTGAAGAAAAACTCGATTCTACAAATTGACCAGATGAACACGCTCCGGGCGCAGGGCATGGAACGGCACGAAGCCATCCTGCAGGCCAACCGAAATCGGCTGCGGCCCATCCTTATGACGACCCTGACCTTGGTGGCCGGTATGCTACCGCTCGCGCTTGGCAATGGCCCAGGGGCCGAAGAACGCCGCTCCATTGCCATCGTCGTCATCGGGGGTCAAAGCCTATCGCTCCTGTTGACGTTGCTGGCGACGCCAGTCGCCTACGCCCTCTTTGACGACCTCGCCACAACCAGCTTCTGGCGCCAAGCGGCAATCCGCTGGCGAAACTTCCGCCAAATGGTGCGCCGCTCATCTGGCGTCCAGGTTGACCGGTCCACTGACCAGGACCAACCAGCCGAAACCCCTCGGAACACGCTCTAA
- a CDS encoding Uma2 family endonuclease: MSAPVALAPPHRLTVEAFLDYGEPDRRYELVRGIPVEMPPPTELHQIIIAALFHMFCRAIAERGLPYEVVQLGLQTEADTVRIPDGLVYRKVDGVRVSDERRSGVVWLELKTVVVAVEVVSTNRRDDYVVKLEEYARRGIGEYVIVDVKQGQVVVHRHPVVTDGVYGERGVYQRGEAFVLEGLGGAAFEVGPLLDGKTAGELAREDVERLRAEAAARRTAEALAEVERQAKEAERQARLDAETRAEAERQAREAERQARLDAETRAEAERQAKEAERQARLDAETRAEAERQAKEAERQARLDAETRAEAERQARAQLEAELARLRADRQPTPDNPPQP, encoded by the coding sequence ATGTCCGCACCCGTTGCCCTTGCCCCACCCCACCGATTGACCGTCGAAGCGTTTCTTGACTACGGTGAGCCAGACCGCCGCTACGAGCTGGTCCGAGGGATTCCGGTCGAGATGCCGCCGCCCACCGAACTGCATCAAATCATCATCGCTGCCTTGTTTCATATGTTTTGCCGCGCCATTGCCGAGCGGGGGCTGCCCTACGAGGTCGTCCAGCTTGGGTTGCAGACCGAAGCGGATACAGTACGGATACCGGACGGGCTGGTGTACCGGAAGGTGGATGGGGTGAGGGTGAGTGATGAACGGCGCAGTGGGGTGGTGTGGCTGGAGCTGAAGACGGTGGTGGTGGCGGTGGAGGTGGTGAGTACGAATCGGCGGGACGACTACGTGGTGAAGTTGGAGGAGTATGCGCGGCGGGGGATTGGGGAGTATGTGATCGTGGATGTCAAGCAGGGGCAGGTTGTGGTGCATCGGCATCCGGTGGTGACGGATGGGGTGTATGGGGAGCGCGGGGTATATCAGCGCGGGGAGGCGTTTGTATTGGAGGGTTTGGGCGGGGCGGCGTTTGAGGTTGGGCCGCTTCTGGATGGGAAGACGGCGGGCGAGTTGGCGCGGGAGGACGTGGAGCGGTTGCGGGCGGAGGCGGCAGCGCGGCGTACGGCGGAAGCGCTAGCTGAAGTTGAACGCCAAGCCAAGGAAGCCGAGCGTCAGGCGCGACTCGATGCTGAAACCCGCGCCGAAGCCGAACGCCAAGCCAGGGAAGCCGAGCGTCAGGCGCGACTCGATGCTGAAACCCGCGCCGAAGCCGAACGCCAAGCCAAGGAAGCTGAGCGTCAGGCGCGACTTGATGCTGAAACCCGTGCTGAAGCCGAACGCCAAGCCAAGGAAGCCGAGCGTCAGGCGCGACTTGATGCTGAAACCCGTGCTGAAGCCGAACGCCAGGCCCGCGCTCAACTCGAAGCCGAACTTGCCCGCTTGCGCGCCGACCGCCAGCCAACGCCGGATAACCCACCCCAGCCGTGA
- the phaR gene encoding polyhydroxyalkanoate synthesis repressor PhaR — protein sequence MHNALTIKRYGNRRLYDTESGGYLTNQDVVDIIRQGRDIRVVDSRTGEDITKMVLINIILEEEKLRQNLLPVSFLLQLIRLQGETLQDFFQNYLTASLEAYLKTRQEFDRRFREWLDLGAAMTRLASPGDESVTSPPAVAALRAPAKRRSAKPQTKRKTRSKPPAP from the coding sequence ATGCATAACGCACTGACCATCAAGCGGTATGGCAACCGGCGGCTCTATGACACGGAGTCCGGCGGTTACCTCACGAATCAAGACGTGGTGGACATCATCCGGCAGGGACGTGACATCCGCGTTGTGGACTCCCGCACCGGCGAGGACATCACCAAAATGGTGCTGATCAACATCATCCTCGAAGAAGAAAAGCTGCGGCAAAATCTCCTACCGGTGTCATTTCTCCTGCAACTCATCCGGCTGCAAGGGGAAACCCTCCAGGACTTCTTCCAGAACTACCTCACGGCCAGCCTGGAAGCTTACCTCAAGACACGCCAGGAGTTTGATCGCCGGTTTCGGGAGTGGCTCGACCTCGGCGCAGCCATGACGCGCCTTGCCTCCCCAGGCGACGAATCCGTGACCTCCCCGCCGGCCGTTGCCGCGCTCCGCGCCCCGGCCAAGCGCCGCTCGGCCAAGCCGCAAACGAAGCGCAAAACCCGCTCCAAACCACCCGCGCCCTGA
- a CDS encoding efflux RND transporter periplasmic adaptor subunit, which yields MNTWSVINWRCARARTSGATMSHVGRDLLLGMTLIGLLLGTACTGDLTKTAQGSSGPPPAPRLVKLTQVSKRQVERVVTALGTLSPFEQATLRVKVPGRLQTIAVDLGTAVKAGQVVACIEPDDYRLRVQQAEAALAQSRARLGLPADGNHDRVDPEQTGTVRQAKAVLEQAQADRERNQALFEQGIISRSQLDVADAAYKVALSRYQDALEEINNRLGILAQRRSELALAQQQLADTEIVAPFGGVVQERLGNIGEFLTAGSPVATLLKLNPLRLRVEIPEREAYQVKLNQTVRVTVEGQDRIYVGQIKRLSPALAEQNRILIVEAEVTHDGALKPGSFARAEILVNDRQETLTVPTQAIVTFAGIDKVITVRDGKALERPVTLGRRMADWTEIVKGVEAGELIILDPGNVQTGQPVVIQE from the coding sequence ATGAACACATGGTCGGTCATCAACTGGAGATGCGCGCGCGCTCGGACATCCGGCGCGACGATGTCTCATGTGGGGCGTGACCTTCTACTTGGCATGACGCTCATCGGGCTGCTGTTGGGCACGGCCTGCACGGGCGATCTGACCAAAACCGCGCAAGGCTCGTCAGGACCGCCCCCTGCGCCGCGCCTGGTCAAGCTGACACAGGTTTCAAAACGCCAAGTCGAGCGCGTCGTCACCGCCCTGGGAACGCTGTCGCCGTTTGAACAGGCGACGCTGCGCGTCAAGGTGCCAGGTCGGCTGCAAACCATAGCTGTGGATTTGGGAACTGCGGTCAAAGCCGGGCAGGTCGTCGCCTGTATCGAACCGGACGACTACCGGCTGCGGGTGCAACAGGCAGAAGCCGCACTAGCCCAGTCCCGCGCCCGCCTGGGACTCCCCGCCGACGGCAACCACGATCGCGTTGACCCAGAACAAACCGGCACGGTTCGGCAGGCCAAGGCCGTACTCGAACAAGCCCAGGCCGACCGGGAACGCAACCAGGCGCTCTTTGAACAGGGCATCATTTCGCGGTCACAGTTGGATGTCGCCGACGCGGCGTACAAAGTGGCCCTGAGCCGCTACCAAGACGCGCTCGAAGAAATCAACAACCGGCTGGGCATCCTCGCCCAGCGCCGCTCCGAGCTGGCGCTAGCCCAACAGCAACTCGCGGACACCGAGATTGTGGCCCCCTTTGGCGGGGTCGTGCAGGAGCGACTCGGCAATATCGGCGAATTTCTCACGGCGGGGTCGCCGGTGGCGACCTTGCTCAAACTCAACCCGTTGCGGCTGCGCGTCGAAATCCCAGAGCGCGAGGCGTACCAAGTCAAGCTCAATCAAACCGTCCGCGTCACGGTCGAAGGGCAGGATCGCATCTACGTTGGGCAAATCAAGCGGTTGAGTCCGGCGCTGGCCGAACAAAACCGGATTCTCATCGTCGAAGCCGAAGTCACCCACGATGGCGCGCTCAAGCCCGGCTCCTTTGCCAGAGCGGAAATTCTCGTCAACGACCGCCAGGAAACCCTGACCGTCCCGACCCAGGCCATCGTGACCTTTGCCGGAATTGATAAGGTCATTACCGTCCGCGATGGGAAAGCGCTCGAACGACCGGTGACTCTGGGGCGCAGAATGGCCGACTGGACCGAAATCGTGAAAGGCGTCGAGGCCGGTGAACTCATCATCCTCGACCCCGGCAATGTCCAGACGGGCCAGCCGGTGGTCATCCAGGAGTAA
- a CDS encoding TonB-dependent receptor: MAATRPVIRLWVLWWLTWMATAAAQQTSVVSFTVTEGEKRRPIGGATVTLTPKTSAPSVRPLTRTTDAAGKAVFTDAPGGDYTLTIAAPGYATLTDEQYKVEAGVFAEQPVELSPSAGDVVEVRGDTETALVAQGSVATAGLTPAEIRVLPSRGRDILTAFPPVPNVIRSNDGRTSIKGAREDQAAILVNGSLSNDPATGRFQVEIPLEALQRAEVFTNPYLPEYGKFTSGVKRLETKPGGEKWRYSVYDFFPSVRARNGKIFGFANVSPRATITGPLVRDRAFLAQALEVIVDKAVVRGLASPDNEIRKYAFRSFSQFDVVLSPRQTLTATANVARQLLRNVDLDAFNPVPASANRRTQDLAFAGVHRYTTAGGSLGETRFNYKRIGVDVFGKGDAPFALTPFGRTGNFFSQTDRVTERYQAQFSLALAAFDAGGLHQIKFGVDASAARNRGWVANRPVEVRRADGTLAERILYANRGNLRASNLEIAGYAQDQWLLRPNLQLDYGLRLETQQAAATLNVAPRLAISYAPGNTDRTVLRAGVGWFYDKVLLNALAFRQMPQPIVTTFAPDGTVTAPAQRFTLELARPDGRYRIPYNRSFRVELAQRIAPRALIKLAYLDSRTFNDFYVEPTPTATGGSVRLFNTGRATYRAVEVTADVKLTPRHTFVVSYVRSKARAELNDLISYFGDTPNPILRPNQFGNAPIDAPNRFFARGVFALPGDITLAPIFEWRDGFPYSVVDEAQNFVGRRNADPTRYPRFMAIDLAVTKKIRLPQWVRRGMFGRKIDVEAVSVTVNIFNLTNHFNPRNVFANTGAPQFGTFFGVYRRFFNIEMNL; the protein is encoded by the coding sequence GTGGCAGCAACACGCCCTGTGATCAGGTTGTGGGTTCTCTGGTGGCTGACCTGGATGGCAACGGCCGCCGCACAGCAAACCAGCGTCGTGTCGTTCACCGTGACCGAGGGCGAAAAACGGCGACCGATCGGCGGAGCAACCGTCACCTTGACGCCGAAAACCAGCGCGCCAAGCGTGCGGCCACTGACCAGAACAACCGACGCCGCCGGCAAGGCAGTGTTTACCGATGCGCCGGGCGGCGACTACACCCTGACCATTGCCGCTCCCGGCTACGCCACCCTGACCGACGAGCAGTACAAGGTCGAAGCTGGCGTCTTTGCCGAGCAACCCGTTGAACTCAGCCCGTCCGCCGGCGATGTCGTCGAAGTGCGCGGTGACACCGAGACTGCGCTCGTGGCCCAGGGGTCGGTCGCCACAGCCGGACTGACCCCAGCCGAAATCCGGGTTCTCCCATCCCGTGGACGCGACATCCTGACGGCGTTTCCACCCGTTCCAAACGTCATCCGCTCCAACGACGGACGCACGAGCATCAAGGGCGCGCGCGAAGACCAAGCAGCCATCCTCGTCAACGGCAGTCTGAGCAACGATCCGGCCACCGGGCGCTTCCAGGTCGAAATTCCGCTCGAAGCCCTTCAGCGGGCCGAAGTGTTCACAAACCCCTACTTGCCCGAATACGGCAAGTTCACCAGCGGCGTCAAACGGCTCGAAACCAAGCCAGGTGGGGAGAAGTGGCGCTACAGCGTCTATGACTTTTTTCCATCGGTGCGAGCGCGCAACGGCAAAATTTTCGGGTTTGCCAACGTGTCGCCGCGGGCCACGATCACTGGGCCGCTCGTCCGTGACCGGGCCTTTCTGGCGCAGGCGCTCGAAGTCATCGTGGATAAAGCCGTCGTGCGGGGCCTGGCCAGCCCTGACAACGAGATTCGCAAGTACGCCTTCCGCAGCTTCAGCCAGTTCGATGTCGTGCTGTCGCCCCGCCAGACGCTCACCGCAACGGCCAATGTCGCCCGGCAGCTTTTGCGTAACGTTGACCTCGATGCGTTCAACCCGGTGCCGGCTTCGGCCAACCGGCGGACACAAGACCTGGCTTTTGCCGGTGTCCATCGCTACACGACCGCCGGCGGTTCACTCGGCGAAACCCGGTTCAACTACAAGCGCATCGGCGTGGATGTCTTTGGCAAAGGCGATGCGCCTTTCGCGCTGACGCCGTTTGGACGCACCGGCAACTTCTTCAGCCAAACCGACCGCGTGACTGAACGGTATCAGGCTCAGTTTTCGCTGGCGCTGGCTGCCTTCGACGCCGGAGGCCTTCACCAAATCAAGTTCGGTGTGGACGCCTCTGCCGCCCGCAATCGTGGTTGGGTGGCCAACCGTCCAGTGGAAGTTCGGCGCGCGGACGGCACGCTGGCCGAGCGCATCCTGTACGCCAACCGCGGCAATCTGCGCGCTTCCAACCTGGAAATCGCCGGTTACGCTCAAGATCAGTGGTTGCTTCGCCCTAACCTCCAGCTTGACTACGGCCTGCGCCTGGAAACGCAGCAGGCGGCCGCCACGCTCAACGTCGCGCCGCGCCTGGCCATCTCGTACGCCCCAGGCAACACGGACCGTACCGTGCTGCGCGCCGGGGTCGGGTGGTTTTACGACAAGGTGCTGCTCAATGCGCTGGCCTTTCGTCAGATGCCACAGCCAATCGTCACGACCTTTGCCCCCGATGGCACGGTCACGGCACCGGCCCAACGGTTCACACTCGAGTTGGCACGCCCCGATGGACGGTACCGCATTCCCTACAACCGCTCGTTCCGCGTCGAGCTGGCGCAGCGGATCGCGCCGCGCGCCCTCATCAAGCTGGCCTATCTGGACAGCCGCACCTTCAACGACTTCTACGTTGAGCCAACCCCCACGGCAACCGGCGGCAGCGTCCGGCTGTTCAACACCGGACGCGCCACCTACCGCGCCGTCGAGGTCACGGCCGATGTCAAACTCACGCCCCGCCATACCTTCGTGGTCTCCTACGTGCGGAGCAAGGCCCGGGCCGAACTCAACGATCTCATTTCATACTTTGGCGACACGCCGAACCCAATCCTGCGGCCCAACCAGTTTGGCAACGCACCGATTGACGCGCCGAATCGGTTTTTCGCGCGGGGCGTCTTCGCGCTTCCCGGCGACATCACGCTCGCCCCGATTTTTGAGTGGCGGGACGGCTTCCCCTACAGCGTCGTGGACGAGGCACAGAACTTTGTCGGACGCCGCAACGCCGACCCGACGCGCTACCCGCGCTTCATGGCGATCGATCTGGCCGTGACCAAAAAGATTCGGCTTCCGCAGTGGGTTCGGCGTGGGATGTTCGGGCGAAAGATTGATGTCGAAGCCGTGAGCGTCACCGTCAACATTTTCAACCTGACGAACCATTTCAATCCACGCAACGTCTTTGCCAACACCGGCGCGCCACAGTTTGGGACGTTCTTTGGCGTTTATCGGCGGTTTTTCAATATCGAGATGAACTTGTAG